A stretch of the Planctomycetota bacterium genome encodes the following:
- the recO gene encoding DNA repair protein RecO produces MAIQRDVAIVVRCVRFSETSQVVTLFSRRLGLVSLIAKGSLRRDRKGYGKFDGGLDLLDLGEAVFRHHPERELSTLTEWRQLNGHLGIRRRLRSIYLGMYAAELVGAVFEEHDAHATLFDRFAKLLGLLPTAQREEVTVAFTLEVLRQSGIVPELGRCAVSGQAVSEGPAYFSAAKGGVVLPENTVAIFDAMDLPFAGVTTMRRMLAGLATGQPQRLPRMSQEDADVLHRVLARHVQHAQGRRLRVPRFLLGETQDVLMHR; encoded by the coding sequence GTGGCGATCCAGCGGGACGTAGCCATCGTCGTCCGGTGCGTGAGGTTCTCCGAAACCTCGCAGGTGGTGACGCTTTTTTCCCGCCGACTGGGTCTTGTGAGCCTGATCGCCAAGGGCTCGCTCCGACGCGATCGCAAGGGCTACGGCAAGTTCGACGGCGGGCTGGATTTGCTCGACCTTGGCGAGGCGGTCTTCCGGCACCACCCCGAGCGTGAACTCTCGACGCTTACCGAGTGGCGCCAGCTTAACGGCCACCTCGGCATCCGGCGGCGACTCCGCTCGATCTACCTCGGCATGTACGCCGCCGAACTGGTCGGCGCGGTCTTCGAGGAGCACGACGCTCATGCGACGCTCTTCGATCGGTTCGCGAAACTACTGGGCTTGCTGCCGACCGCACAACGGGAAGAAGTCACCGTTGCGTTCACCCTCGAAGTCCTCCGACAGAGCGGCATCGTGCCTGAGCTTGGCCGATGTGCCGTGAGCGGCCAAGCGGTCAGCGAGGGACCGGCCTACTTCTCCGCGGCCAAGGGCGGCGTGGTCCTTCCCGAAAACACCGTGGCAATCTTCGATGCGATGGATTTGCCTTTCGCCGGCGTGACGACGATGCGGCGGATGCTTGCCGGCCTCGCCACGGGCCAGCCCCAACGGCTTCCCCGGATGAGCCAAGAAGACGCCGACGTTTTACATCGTGTGCTCGCTCGACATGTTCAACACGCCCAGGGGCGTCGGCTGCGGGTGCCGCGATTCCTGCTCGGCGAAACGCAGGACGTGCTCATGCACCGTTGA
- the bamD gene encoding outer membrane protein assembly factor BamD — MHTAMVCAALVAMTGAEPKEWDYGPGGWRDARPQQPETPPDAGVGNVRDGAARLTRTNDAALTIEPPGPINIDPLFDPIVDDLGRNPKRAFNKTVDWLLANPTDPMRDQGLYLAATALFEFGNRAKSFFYCDELLDTYPESPLYDDALRLQYTIADEFLKGYKERIAKLPIADGQDKAIEMLFRIQERAPGSPLAEQSVLRAADHFYGKRDFDFAAIYYQAYIEAYPRSPQASEAKLRLAFSNLFQYRGPEFDSGPVIEARNDLAELIGTEPDMARERELQKVVTEIDIELVRKRLTSGDYYRRTGEKRAAAMMYQSVLDDYPLAPQAEIARRKLEALGPVDLSFPEPGAEIGQ; from the coding sequence ATGCACACGGCAATGGTTTGCGCCGCCCTCGTTGCGATGACGGGTGCGGAACCGAAGGAATGGGATTACGGCCCCGGCGGCTGGCGTGACGCACGTCCACAGCAACCCGAAACACCCCCCGATGCGGGCGTGGGCAATGTCCGCGACGGTGCGGCCCGGCTGACGCGGACCAACGACGCCGCGCTGACCATCGAGCCGCCCGGCCCCATCAACATTGACCCGCTGTTCGACCCGATCGTCGATGATCTGGGTCGCAATCCCAAGCGGGCGTTCAACAAGACGGTCGACTGGCTCCTTGCCAACCCGACGGATCCGATGCGCGACCAAGGGCTTTACCTCGCCGCCACCGCGTTGTTCGAGTTCGGCAATCGGGCGAAGTCGTTCTTTTACTGCGACGAGCTTCTCGATACCTACCCGGAAAGCCCGCTTTACGACGACGCCTTGCGTTTGCAGTACACGATCGCCGACGAGTTTCTCAAAGGTTACAAGGAGCGCATCGCCAAACTGCCCATCGCGGATGGGCAGGACAAAGCGATCGAGATGCTTTTCCGCATCCAGGAACGCGCCCCGGGCAGCCCGCTGGCCGAGCAGTCAGTGCTTCGGGCCGCCGATCACTTTTACGGCAAGCGCGACTTCGACTTTGCCGCGATTTACTACCAGGCCTACATCGAGGCCTACCCACGCAGCCCGCAAGCCTCCGAGGCGAAACTCCGGCTCGCGTTCAGCAATCTTTTTCAGTACCGCGGCCCCGAGTTTGACTCCGGCCCGGTGATCGAGGCACGCAACGACCTGGCCGAACTCATCGGCACCGAGCCGGACATGGCCCGGGAGCGTGAACTCCAAAAAGTCGTCACGGAAATCGACATCGAGCTGGTTCGCAAACGCCTGACCAGCGGCGATTACTACCGCCGCACCGGTGAAAAGCGGGCGGCGGCGATGATGTACCAATCCGTGCTCGACGACTACCCGCTCGCCCCGCAGGCCGAGATCGCCCGCCGCAAACTCGAAGCACTTGGCCCGGTCGATCTGAGCTTCCCCGAGCCGGGCGCGGAGATCGGCCAATGA
- a CDS encoding phage major capsid protein — MHIEKLTKRFRELADEIGFDGAAKALSDVQATDDDGEPVDVKFEGITSKRDQAKAKATAAELQRAVDDAIDQHLAKYKTNATRFNPGSINTAHKAMTKADNMTKTTIPSTALRGTLKNFTGERTVYTEDAGERTIGAEERAYRFGMYALDLAQRCLPGRYDFPKAASFAADAGFHTKGHIENANPLGGYLVPDEFQSDLIDLREQFGVARQLFKVRPMASDTRTDPRRTGGLTAYAVGESQAGTKSTKTWDRVRLTARKWMVLSKMSAELNEDAVISLADDLAEEIAYAFSQKEDDCAFNGDGGGDYHGIVGVRQALQTAAGNPSGTSAGGIIVGSGNAYSELTLDDFHAVQGALPEYAERSPAWVVSRPFYFNVMQKLMLASGGVPAAEVAAGGVRRFLGDPVIISQVMPKTAANDQLAVLYGDFRLGASFGDRRGTSLAFSESAMIDGENSFQQDEIAIRGTTRWDINVHDVGSTTEAGPIVGLQLAAS, encoded by the coding sequence ATGCACATCGAAAAACTTACCAAACGCTTCCGCGAACTCGCGGATGAGATCGGCTTCGATGGTGCGGCGAAAGCGCTTAGCGATGTCCAGGCCACCGACGACGACGGCGAGCCCGTCGATGTCAAGTTCGAGGGCATCACATCGAAGCGCGACCAAGCCAAGGCGAAAGCCACGGCCGCCGAACTCCAACGCGCCGTCGACGACGCAATCGACCAACACCTCGCCAAGTACAAGACCAACGCGACCCGGTTTAACCCGGGTTCAATCAACACCGCTCACAAGGCCATGACCAAGGCCGACAACATGACCAAGACCACTATTCCATCGACCGCCCTGCGCGGCACCCTCAAGAACTTCACCGGCGAACGCACCGTTTACACCGAGGACGCTGGAGAACGCACCATCGGTGCCGAGGAGCGCGCTTATCGCTTCGGCATGTATGCGCTCGACCTTGCACAACGCTGCTTGCCCGGTCGCTATGACTTCCCCAAGGCCGCCAGTTTCGCGGCGGATGCGGGCTTCCATACCAAGGGTCACATCGAGAACGCCAACCCGCTCGGCGGCTACTTGGTGCCCGATGAGTTTCAGTCAGACCTCATCGACCTGCGCGAGCAATTCGGTGTTGCGCGGCAGTTGTTCAAGGTTCGTCCGATGGCAAGCGACACCCGCACCGACCCGCGACGCACCGGCGGCCTCACCGCGTATGCAGTGGGCGAATCACAGGCCGGCACTAAGTCCACGAAAACATGGGACCGCGTTCGCCTGACCGCGCGAAAGTGGATGGTTTTGAGCAAAATGTCGGCCGAACTTAACGAGGACGCCGTCATCAGCCTCGCGGACGACCTCGCGGAAGAGATCGCCTACGCGTTCTCGCAGAAGGAAGACGACTGCGCATTCAACGGCGATGGCGGCGGGGACTACCACGGCATCGTTGGCGTCCGCCAGGCGTTGCAGACCGCTGCGGGGAATCCCAGCGGCACGAGCGCCGGCGGCATCATCGTGGGCAGTGGCAACGCCTACAGCGAACTGACGCTCGACGACTTCCACGCCGTCCAAGGTGCGCTGCCCGAGTACGCCGAGCGCAGCCCCGCTTGGGTGGTTTCGCGGCCATTCTACTTCAATGTGATGCAGAAGCTCATGCTCGCCAGCGGCGGTGTACCAGCGGCCGAGGTTGCAGCGGGCGGTGTTCGTCGCTTCTTGGGCGATCCGGTCATCATCTCGCAGGTCATGCCGAAGACCGCCGCGAATGACCAGCTCGCGGTGCTGTATGGCGACTTCCGGCTCGGTGCGTCGTTCGGCGACCGTCGCGGTACGTCGCTGGCGTTCAGTGAGTCGGCCATGATCGACGGTGAAAACAGCTTCCAGCAAGACGAAATCGCCATACGCGGCACTACGCGGTGGGACATCAACGTCCACGACGTTGGCAGCACCACCGAAGCTGGCCCGATCGTCGGTCTGCAACTGGCCGCGTCCTAA
- the lptE gene encoding LPS assembly lipoprotein LptE, whose amino-acid sequence MKFVLLTFVSCVLLLAGCGGYQAVDIQNGGAGLWRQDVQTVAVPTFDTSSFRRFDEIRLTKAIAQELETRSPYKVAPRETADTLLEGKIVDSRLATISRNLDNAVPQEQLYIVIVDFTWKDLRNGKIIVDRRSFEASSPFYPFLGETDEVGSYLAVEDLAAAIVSEMQSDW is encoded by the coding sequence ATGAAGTTTGTCCTGCTCACATTCGTGTCGTGCGTCCTGCTCCTGGCCGGCTGCGGCGGCTATCAGGCCGTGGACATCCAGAACGGCGGTGCCGGACTCTGGCGCCAGGACGTGCAGACCGTCGCGGTGCCGACATTCGACACGTCCAGCTTCCGCCGGTTCGACGAGATTCGTCTCACCAAGGCGATCGCTCAGGAACTCGAAACCCGCAGCCCCTACAAGGTCGCCCCTCGCGAGACGGCCGACACGCTACTAGAGGGCAAGATCGTCGACAGCCGTCTTGCAACCATCAGCCGCAACCTCGACAACGCCGTCCCGCAGGAGCAGCTCTACATCGTGATCGTCGACTTCACTTGGAAAGACCTTCGCAATGGCAAGATCATCGTCGATCGCCGCAGCTTCGAAGCGTCTTCGCCGTTTTATCCCTTCCTCGGCGAAACCGACGAGGTGGGCAGTTATCTCGCGGTAGAGGACCTCGCCGCGGCGATCGTGAGCGAAATGCAGTCGGACTGGTGA
- a CDS encoding site-specific integrase, producing MPKPKSSHPKLREHKASSRAYVVLNGRTIYLGKHNDPKAHTDYWALIAKWEASGRSLEGVATAADDAAGGAYTFAHLIRDFMEHARDYYGECGEAASYKSVCRLLRVFHEREPVASFGPLKLRTLREHMVAGDWYYTRRGAVVKAQPWNRTNANAQTNRIKRMFKWAVGREIIDANTLHALQAVEALRAGKTKAKPPRKVGPVSEAMVNDVLPHLSRQVAALVRVMWLTGMRPSEACAMRPLEIDATGDVWLYKPSQHKTEHHGIARVIPIGPQCVEVLKPFMDRDAGAFMFSPIEAERERRAALTAARVTPASCGNRPGTNRREKPNRTPGEKYDASSLLKAVTRACANAYPLPKGIWSNSAEGKAWRKQHAFTPYQLRHAAATRTRQATGGLEAVQVMLGHRNQSTTEVYAEPDLKAAVEAARRFG from the coding sequence TTGCCCAAGCCTAAATCATCTCATCCCAAGCTCCGCGAGCACAAAGCGAGCTCGCGCGCTTACGTCGTACTCAACGGCCGCACGATCTATCTTGGCAAGCACAACGACCCAAAGGCGCATACGGACTACTGGGCATTGATTGCAAAGTGGGAGGCGTCGGGTCGAAGCCTGGAAGGCGTTGCCACGGCTGCCGACGATGCGGCGGGTGGGGCGTACACGTTCGCGCACCTGATTCGTGACTTCATGGAGCACGCCCGCGACTACTACGGCGAGTGCGGAGAGGCCGCGTCGTACAAGTCGGTGTGCCGGTTGCTGCGTGTGTTCCATGAGCGCGAGCCGGTCGCGTCATTCGGTCCGCTCAAGCTCCGCACTTTGCGTGAGCACATGGTTGCGGGAGATTGGTACTACACGCGGCGTGGTGCCGTGGTGAAAGCTCAGCCGTGGAATCGCACCAACGCCAACGCGCAGACCAACCGAATCAAACGCATGTTTAAATGGGCGGTCGGGCGTGAGATAATCGACGCGAACACATTGCACGCATTGCAAGCGGTCGAAGCACTGCGGGCCGGGAAGACCAAGGCGAAGCCGCCACGCAAGGTCGGGCCGGTGTCCGAGGCGATGGTGAACGACGTGCTCCCGCACCTGTCCCGCCAGGTCGCGGCACTTGTGCGGGTGATGTGGTTGACGGGCATGCGACCGTCCGAAGCGTGCGCGATGCGACCACTAGAGATTGACGCCACCGGCGACGTTTGGCTTTACAAGCCGAGCCAGCACAAGACCGAGCATCACGGCATCGCCCGCGTGATCCCGATCGGTCCGCAGTGCGTGGAAGTGCTCAAGCCATTCATGGACCGCGACGCAGGGGCGTTCATGTTCTCGCCCATCGAAGCCGAGCGTGAGCGACGCGCTGCGTTGACGGCGGCCCGCGTCACGCCCGCATCTTGTGGCAACCGTCCCGGCACCAATCGACGCGAGAAGCCAAATCGCACGCCGGGCGAGAAGTACGACGCCAGCTCTCTACTCAAGGCGGTCACGCGGGCGTGTGCCAACGCATATCCGTTGCCGAAGGGCATTTGGTCAAACAGTGCCGAGGGCAAGGCATGGCGTAAACAACACGCGTTCACGCCATATCAACTGCGGCACGCTGCGGCCACGCGAACACGTCAAGCGACGGGCGGGCTTGAAGCCGTGCAAGTGATGCTCGGCCACCGCAACCAATCAACGACCGAGGTCTATGCCGAGCCGGACCTGAAAGCTGCCGTTGAAGCGGCGCGTCGTTTCGGGTGA
- the ftsH gene encoding ATP-dependent zinc metalloprotease FtsH: protein MPDQDERPRRNDPQRGNDPRGENSNKDGDKRGVDAPQGGMRFHKGLMGWVIIIFGAIMVLYILTYQQDDRVEVKLGTVLAQNAAGNVATIDFSNERARGEFREEIEHPTAEGVTVTKFTAPTTPGWATHNMESFLAAAPADTKPLIGAERGTSLFVQILVPLIPWILLIGLIWFFFIRQLRNVGGPGGMLGNFGRSKHRMLSKEHTHVTFNDVAGVEEAKDEVEEIVEFLKNPKKFQRLGGRIPRGVLLVGPPGTGKTLLAKAIAGEADVPFFSISGSDFVEMFVGVGASRVRDLFKQAKDNAPCIIFLDEIDAVGRRRGGGFSSGGNDEREQTLNAILVEMDGFETNDQVIVIASTNRIDVLDPALTRPGRFDRQVQVQLPDVKGRMAILKVHARKIKLGPNVDLARLAKATPGFSGADLAAIINESALGATLAGKDFVEQEDLEEARDKVRFGRAKKSRVMDEKDKLATAYHEAGHAVVQVLEKHADPLHKVTIIPRGPYGGATMSLPEKDRSNYSRKWCLATMRTLFAGRIAEEMFTGDVNTGVLSDIQKVTEIAKRMVTEWGMNDEIGFVYYGDDGDSPNMMDLGQKASYSDETARRIDHEVKGMIDQLYAETEQILTDNKEKVDALAKALMKYETLDTDDVNRIMRGEDLTRPTVNDLLAEEKKRRGPVQPKPSEDENPGTDLGGVQPA, encoded by the coding sequence ATGCCGGACCAGGACGAACGACCCCGCCGCAACGACCCCCAACGCGGCAACGACCCACGGGGCGAGAACTCGAACAAAGACGGCGACAAGCGCGGCGTCGACGCACCCCAGGGCGGCATGCGCTTTCACAAGGGCCTGATGGGATGGGTCATCATCATCTTCGGCGCGATCATGGTGCTCTACATCCTGACCTACCAGCAGGATGATCGCGTCGAGGTGAAGCTCGGAACCGTGCTCGCACAAAACGCGGCAGGCAACGTCGCGACCATCGACTTCAGCAACGAACGCGCCCGTGGCGAGTTCCGCGAAGAGATCGAGCACCCCACCGCTGAAGGCGTCACGGTGACGAAGTTCACCGCCCCCACGACGCCGGGCTGGGCCACGCACAACATGGAGTCCTTCCTCGCCGCCGCGCCGGCCGACACCAAACCGTTGATCGGTGCCGAGCGCGGGACGTCGTTGTTCGTGCAGATCCTCGTGCCGTTGATTCCGTGGATCCTGCTCATCGGTTTGATCTGGTTCTTCTTCATCCGACAGCTCCGCAACGTTGGCGGCCCCGGCGGCATGCTCGGCAACTTCGGCCGGTCCAAGCACCGCATGCTCTCCAAGGAGCACACCCACGTCACCTTCAACGACGTCGCCGGCGTCGAGGAAGCCAAGGACGAGGTCGAGGAGATCGTCGAGTTCCTCAAGAATCCGAAGAAGTTCCAACGCCTCGGCGGTCGCATCCCGCGCGGCGTACTGCTTGTCGGGCCTCCCGGCACCGGCAAGACGCTGCTCGCCAAGGCCATCGCCGGCGAGGCGGACGTGCCGTTCTTCTCGATCTCCGGCTCCGACTTCGTCGAGATGTTCGTCGGCGTCGGTGCGTCCCGCGTCCGCGACCTGTTCAAGCAGGCCAAGGACAACGCCCCGTGCATCATCTTCCTTGACGAAATCGACGCAGTCGGTCGTCGGCGCGGCGGGGGCTTCTCCTCCGGCGGTAACGACGAGCGCGAGCAGACGCTCAACGCCATCCTCGTGGAGATGGACGGCTTCGAGACCAACGACCAGGTCATCGTCATCGCCTCCACCAACCGCATCGACGTGCTCGACCCGGCGCTGACGCGTCCCGGCCGCTTCGACCGTCAGGTGCAGGTCCAGTTGCCCGACGTCAAGGGCCGCATGGCGATCCTCAAGGTCCACGCCCGCAAGATCAAACTCGGCCCCAACGTCGACCTGGCCCGACTCGCCAAGGCCACGCCCGGCTTCTCCGGTGCCGACCTCGCGGCGATCATCAACGAATCCGCACTCGGCGCAACGCTCGCCGGCAAGGACTTCGTCGAACAGGAAGACCTCGAAGAAGCCCGCGACAAAGTCCGCTTCGGCCGGGCCAAGAAGTCGCGCGTCATGGACGAGAAGGACAAGCTCGCCACCGCCTACCACGAGGCCGGCCATGCCGTGGTGCAGGTGCTCGAGAAACACGCCGACCCGCTGCACAAGGTTACCATCATCCCGCGTGGCCCCTATGGCGGCGCGACCATGTCGCTGCCGGAAAAGGATCGCAGCAACTACTCCCGCAAGTGGTGTCTCGCCACAATGCGCACGCTCTTTGCCGGCCGAATCGCCGAGGAGATGTTCACCGGCGACGTCAACACCGGCGTGCTCTCCGACATCCAGAAGGTCACCGAGATCGCCAAGCGCATGGTGACCGAATGGGGCATGAACGACGAGATCGGCTTCGTCTACTACGGCGACGACGGCGACTCCCCGAACATGATGGACCTCGGTCAGAAAGCGTCGTACTCCGACGAAACCGCTCGCCGCATCGACCATGAGGTCAAGGGCATGATCGATCAGCTCTACGCCGAGACCGAGCAGATCCTGACCGACAACAAGGAAAAGGTCGACGCTCTCGCCAAGGCGCTGATGAAGTACGAGACGCTTGACACCGACGACGTCAACCGAATCATGCGCGGCGAAGATCTCACCCGTCCGACGGTCAACGACCTGCTCGCTGAAGAAAAGAAGCGTCGCGGTCCCGTCCAGCCCAAGCCGAGCGAGGACGAGAACCCCGGCACCGATCTTGGCGGTGTTCAGCCGGCATAA